A genomic segment from Sander vitreus isolate 19-12246 chromosome 3, sanVit1, whole genome shotgun sequence encodes:
- the abhd15a gene encoding protein ABHD15 → MLEWLVALCIVILVVLIWPGSKYFGTESQSDTLLQGLGISQQTTKDKTGDPAHAACACAGTDGKARTVALICKPSALANYLLKHCRTFSNYSPCVGWTWRASALLQSVYKACWPYNSPVQFVRDNLQLSDDGLVALDWAVPSYQKRRRTSSHSTSPVLLIIPNSFGKITRNVLKLCETALSHGYLPAVFNRRSHNGTPLTTLKLQQFGDPADLREAVRYIRHRQPAGRLYAVSESTGSGLLLSYLGECGSSSYMTAAVCLSPVFRCQSWFENGLCIWPLQWALVLYQKICLSRYKTVLGETIQTDTLFSSCSLRGLEEALFCQTGSATAAPAGTSSGCNTSGTWDAYWERNEPLRDVDEVAIPVLSVCAQDDPVRGDTQSTIPMELFETNPHFFLLLTDRGSHCGFSTQSEGSAAGALGTVSSAPNSGMESRRTNWSHRALLEFFRATTDFFAAEERAKQLAARRRGLGGGAGGRVFRHRSVSTCKRVPACSHNIHAIYNWQRSYTR, encoded by the exons ATGCTGGAATGGCTTGTGGCTCTGTGCATTGTGATCCTGGTGGTCTTAATTTGGCCAGGCTCCAAATATTTTGGCACAGAGAGTCAGTCGGATACTTTGCTTCAGGGACTGGGAATTTCACAACAGACAACGAAGGACAAGACCGGCGACCCAGCCCATGCAGCCTGTGCGTGTGCCGGGACAGATGGGAAAGCACGCACCGTGGCACTAATCTGCAAACCGTCGGCACTGGCCAACTATCTCCTAAAACACTGCAGGACTTTCAGTAATTACTCGCCGTGTGTTGGGTGGACGTGGCGGGCCAGCGCCTTACTTCAGAGTGTGTACAAGGCGTGCTGGCCGTACAATAGCCCGGTCCAGTTTGTGCGGGACAACCTGCAGCTGAGCGATGATGGGCTGGTGGCCTTGGACTGGGCAGTGCCATCCTACCAGAAACGACGCAGGACTTCCAGTCACTCCACCAGTCCGGTTCTGCTCATCATCCCAAACTCTTTTGGGAAGATCACTAGAAATGTGTTAAAG CTGTGTGAAACGGCACTGTCCCATGGCTACCTACCGGCAGTTTTCAACCGCCGCAGCCACAATGGCACCCCGCTCACCACCCTCAAGCTGCAGCAGTTTGGTGACCCTGCAGATCTGCGCGAGGCTGTGCGCTACATTCGCCACCGacagcctgcaggaagactatATGCAGTGAGCGAAAGCACTGGGTCGGGCCTTCTCCTCTCTTACCTGGGGGAGTGTGGATCATCCAGCTATATGACGGCGGCTGTCTGCCTGTCGCCTGTGTTCCGCTGTCAGAGCTGGTTTGAGAACGGGCTGTGCATATGGCCCCTGCAGTGGGCGTTGGTGCTCTACCAGAAGATATGTCTCAGCAG GTACAAGACGGTGCTGGGTGAGACCATACAAACAGACACCCTGTTTTCTAGCTGTTCCTTGCGTGGCCTGGAAGAGGCATTGTTCTGTCAGACTGGCTCAGCAACAGCAGCACCAGCAGGGACCAGCAGTGGCTGCAATACTTCAGGTACCTGGGATGCTTACTGGGAACGCAATGAGCCCTTGAGAGACGTAGACGAAGTGGCTATTCCTGTTCTGAGCGTGTGCGCTCAGGATGACCCAGTCCGCGGTGACACCCAATCCACGATACCCATGGAACTCTTTGAAACAAACCCacattttttcctcctcctaACTGACCGTGGAAGTCACTGTGGGTTCTCCACCCAGTCTGAGGGGAGCGCCGCTGGTGCATTGGGGACTGTCAGTTCTGCACCGAACAGTGGGATGGAGAGCCGTCGGACCAACTGGAGCCACAGAGCTCTGCTGGAATTCTTCAGGGCGACCACAGACTTCTTCGCTGCAGAAGAGAGGGCGAAGCAGCTCGCTGCAAGAAGGAGGGGACTGGGGGGAGGCGCAGGAGGGAGGGTTTTCCGCCACCGCAGCGTCAGTACATGTAAACGAGTGCCAGCGTGTTCCCATAATATCCATGCCATTTACAACTGGCAGAGGTCCTACACACGATGA